In the genome of Oncorhynchus clarkii lewisi isolate Uvic-CL-2024 chromosome 4, UVic_Ocla_1.0, whole genome shotgun sequence, one region contains:
- the LOC139407079 gene encoding vesicular inhibitory amino acid transporter, translating to MSFLRLDWLGTQAELLWTSRFLHGDEESLGFAQRDELSRTYGEDQEETRESPTTSNPDGGNETPTSPSSRTCLKITTWEAGWNVTNAIQGIFVLGLPYALLQSGYLGLLLLILAAAICNYTGKILVSCLYEDNEEGQPIRVRDTYEDIANACCKRLCPLLGGRVVNAAQVIELMMTCILYLVVSTNLMCHSFSFLPLPPAAWSVMTFLTLVPCMLIQDLRVVSRLSLLCSLAQFLITFIVVAYCLHQAHRWSWRRMVLLVDFERFLVSVGVIIFSYTSQIFLPTLEGSMEDRGDFSDMMSWTHSLACVLKTTFSVLAFLTWGEDTKEVITDNLPIGLRMVVNLCLLAKALLSYPLPFYAVAEVLQSSVLRLEGAQVGVDMGTLVLRGCLLLMTFLMALYMPHFSLLMGLTGSVTGAAMTFILPSLFHLQLKWTTMSSRLKALDLLILTLGSLCSVSGLVCSIKGMIQAFGR from the exons ATGTCATTTCTAAGACTAGACTGGTTGGGGACGCAGGCAGAGCTGCTGTGGACCTCCAGGTTCCTCCATGGGGATGAGGAGAGCCTAGGGTTCGCCCAGAGGGATGAGTTGAGCAGGACCTATGGAGAGGACCaagaggagaccagggagtcaCCCACCACCTCCAACCCAGATGGGGGAAATGAGACACCTACCAGTCCCTCCAGCAGGACCTGTCTTAAAATCACCACCTGGGAGGCAGGATGGAACGTGACCAATGCTATTCAG GGTATCTTTGTTCTGGGGTTGCCTTACGCTCTCCTTCAGAGTGGCTACCTAGGATTGCTACTGCTCATTCTGGCTGCTGCCATCTGCAACTATACAGGTAAGATCCTTGTATCCTGCCTGTACGAGGACAATGAGGAAGGCCAGCCCATACGAGTGCGGGACACCTACGAGGACATCGCCAATGCCTGCTGTAAGCGCCTGTGCCCCCTCCTGGGCGGGCGGGTGGTGAACGCAGCACAGGTGATAGAGCTGATGATGACCTGTATCCTCTACCTGGTGGTCAGCACCAACCTAATGTGTCACAGCTTCTCCTTCCTCCCGCTCCCCCCCGCCGCCTGGTCCGTGATGACCTTCCTGACCCTAGTGCCCTGCATGCTGATCCAGGACCTGAGGGTGGTCTCCAGACTCAGCCTGCTCTGCTCCCTGGCCCAGTTCCTCATCACCTTCATCGTGGTGGCCTACTGCCTGCACCAAGCCCACCGCTGGTCCTGGAGGAGGATGGTCCTCTTGGTGGACTTTGAGAGGTTCCTGGTGTCCGTGGGGGTCATCATCTTCAGCTACACCTCCCAGATCTTCCTGCCCACCCTGGAGGGAAGCATGGAGGACAGGGGGGACTTCTCCGACATGATGAGCTGGACACACTCCCTGGCTTGTGTGTTGAAAACCACCTTCTCTGTGCTGGCCTTCCTCACCTGGGGTGAGGATACTAAAGAGGTGATCACTGATAACCTTCCCATTGGCCTACGCATGGTGGTCAACCTGTGTCTCCTGGCTAAGGccctcctctcctaccccctGCCCTTCTACGCTGTGGCTGAGGTCCTCCAGAGCAGTGTTCTAAGGCTGGAGGGGGCGCAGGTGGGTGTGGACATGGGGACTCTGGTTCTGCGGGGTTGTCTCCTGTTGATGACCTTCCTCATGGCACTCTACATGCCCCACTTCTCCCTGCTCATGGGGCTGACGGGCAGCGTGACGGGGGCGGCCATGACCTTCATCCTGCCCTCCCTCTTCCACCTGCAGCTCAAGTGGACCACCATGAGCAGCAGGCTCAAGGCCCTGGACCTTCTAATCTTAACTCTGGGATCTCTGTGTAGTGTATCGGGGTTGGTTTGCTCCATCAAGGGAATGATTCAGGCTTTTGGGCGTTGA